The Hippoglossus hippoglossus isolate fHipHip1 chromosome 16, fHipHip1.pri, whole genome shotgun sequence genomic sequence TACTGTGCCATTCATTATACAGTACTTTTGTTAGCTGCACCATGACAGCTATAAGGGATGCACTGTGCCACTTTATCAGAAACTCTAATTTCAGAATAGGTATTACATCAGTTTATAGCTAAATttgtgcaacacaaacacgacaGAGATGTTGTAACATGTGGTTGATAAAAGGGAACCCGCTTCTTCCTGGGATTCGTCGTCCCCTTCACTGTCATCGTCTCCTGCTATGCCGTCATCATCCATCGTCTCAGCAGGAACCGCACCCTGGCCAGCCAATCGAGTCGCCCCTTCAAGATCATCGCTGCCGTCATCACCACTTTCTTCCTGTGCTGGGCGCCGTATCACATCATGGCTCTAATCCAGATGGTTAATCACACGGCGATCCACTCGAGTGAAACATTGGACCACGTCATCAGTATCGGTGTCCCTATAGCAACCAGCCTGGCCTTTCTCAACAGCTGCCTGAACCCACTGCTGTATGTGTTCATGGGCCAAGATTTCAAGGAAAAAGTCCGCAAGTCCATCCTGAACCTGTTGGAGACTGCCTTCCAGGAGGAAGTGTCTCGCTCATATACATACACAAACTCAATGGTCACCAGTCGGAGTAAAGAGAAGTCCGTGTCTGATGCTGAGGTATAAGGTTGAACATGATATGGATAAACAAATACTCTAACTGTGTATAACATATATAACTGTATataacaaatcatttttttgaataattcatggacccTCAAGACAACCTGTATATATGATCTGAGATTGGAATATTCCTTATTATTTGATCGGtatttgttttatgatttgCTAGCAGTCATGTCTAAAGCAGATAGCTGTCTCCTAATAGCACACTTTTCTATGTCATAATCTGATCCTTTGTATCAAAGATCAATTTTTATGTAAACAGTGTAAAtgataattgtttatttttgccttttttaacCCTACAGTGGAGAACTCTTTTACAAGTCCATAaacgatgatgatgactgtTGTTGTGATTCTTGTTGTATAccattatttctattattaaaatattatttagacTTAACCCCTTTCTCACTTGTAATGTTCATCTCATTATCACTTTAAAACGCTGTAATAATTATGTTTGTATTAGGAAAGGCTGCAAATCAGTGGC encodes the following:
- the LOC117776413 gene encoding chemokine-like receptor 1 gives rise to the protein MNGTRFFLGFVVPFTVIVSCYAVIIHRLSRNRTLASQSSRPFKIIAAVITTFFLCWAPYHIMALIQMVNHTAIHSSETLDHVISIGVPIATSLAFLNSCLNPLLYVFMGQDFKEKVRKSILNLLETAFQEEVSRSYTYTNSMVTSRSKEKSVSDAEV